In Helianthus annuus cultivar XRQ/B chromosome 3, HanXRQr2.0-SUNRISE, whole genome shotgun sequence, a single window of DNA contains:
- the LOC110932488 gene encoding blue copper protein 1b, which translates to MAAARSTIIFISTIFLLATSISAKEYVVGDGSGWTLDFDYQAWAKDKVFYVGDKLVFNYASGTHNVVKVNGTGFQQCSTSSNNGTLTSGRDVIPLQTPGKKWYICGVAKHCESRNMKLVITVLSQSMSSAVAISPVSITYGIVAALFSGLMLTFLV; encoded by the exons ATGGCCGCGGCACGTTCTACCATTATCTTCATCTCAACAATCTTTCTTCTTGCAACTTCGATTTCTGCCAAAGAATACGTTGTCGGTGATGGAAGCGGTTGGACTCTCGACTTCGATTATCAAGCGTGGGCCAAGGATAAAGTTTTCTACGTCGGAGATAAACTCG TTTTTAATTACGCGTCTGGCACGCACAATGTGGTGAAAGTCAACGGCACGGGTTTCCAACAATGTAGCACGTCATCAAACAATGGAACTTTGACAAGTGGACGAGACGTCATCCCACTTCAAACCCCTGGAAAGAAATGGTACATTTGTGGTGTCGCGAAGCATTGTGAGTCGAGAAACATGAAGCTTGTCATCACCGTTCTATCACAGTCGATGTCTTCGGCTGTTGCCATATCACCGGTATCTATAACTTATGGTATTGTAGCTGCATTGTTTAGTGGtctcatgttaacattcttggttTAG
- the LOC110928260 gene encoding transmembrane protein 64 — MTLENNAGITRLKVGFELEDPKHDYVIMTTPEGLAGLSPSSSSSSSSGECISIWWSFWWWGKLVFLVIFLVVLAFCFFVWIGPYLMDKEVIPILNWEIEAFSKPVLAVLIFSSVAIFPSLCIPSTPSMWVAGMTFGYGLGFLLIICGVSIGVSLPYFIGSLFYHKIQWWLDRYPKKASILRLAGEGDLYDQFRAVMLLRISPFPYIVYNYCAVATDVKFVPYLFGTLVGILPEVFIAIYTGIMIRTLADASKDQRSLAPLQIVLTVCGFILTIVTTIIVTVCAKKRLKELQTVEEELLLLR, encoded by the exons ATGACGCTTGAAAACAATGCCGGAATCACCCGGTTGAAGGTTGGGTTTGAACTTGAAGACCCCAAGCATGATTACGTAATTATGACGACACCAGAAGGGTTGGCGGGTTTGTCTCcgtcatcttcttcttcttcttcgtccGGGGAATGTATTAGTATTTGGTGGTCGTTTTGGTGGTGGGGAAAACTTGTTTTTCTGGTTATATTTCTGGtagttttggcgttttgtttcTTCGTATGGATCGGACCTTATCTAATGGACAAG GAGGTTATCCCTATCTTAAATTGGGAAATTGAGGCGTTCAGTAAACCAGTACTAGCAGTTCTGATATTTTCATCGGTGGCAATCTTCCCGAGCTTATGTATACCGTCTACGCCCTCCATGTGGGTTGCAGGGATGACTTTCGGTTACGGTTTGGGATTTTTACTTATAATTTGTGGTGTTTCCATTGGTGTATCACTTCCTTATTTCATTGGTTCCCTATTTTACCACAAAATCCAA TGGTGGTTGGATAGATATCCAAAAAAAGCATCAATTTTGAGATTAGCAGGCGAAGGAGATTTGTATGATCAGTTTAGAGCTGTGATGTTATTAAGGATATCCCCCTTTCCATATATTGTATACAACTATTGTGCTGTTGCTACTGATGTTAAGTTTGTTCCCTACTTGTTTGGAACATTAGTTGGAATTTTGCCAGAAGTCTTTATTGCAATTTACAC GGGCATAATGATACGAACATTGGCAGATGCGTCAAAAGATCAACGTTCGCTTGCACCCCTTCAGATTGTACTCACGGTTTGTGGGTTTATTTTGACGATTGTTACCACGATAATAGTCACAGTTTGTGCGAAAAAACGTCTTAAGGAGTTGCAGACAGTTGAAGAAGAGCTGTTATTGTTACGATAA
- the LOC110932487 gene encoding uncharacterized protein LOC110932487, protein MALLGQPGLTGDSDRWIWTLDGSGAFSVQCVKAALKRQQHVPSPYTIKHNNWVPKKVEILAWRAEMERLPTKCALERRNINVGSILCPICSEHNETAEHLLVSCGFAQAIWQAISLWLKIPPIFAFGLKDILELHNFVGVSLKSKKAVYAVCLSVMWCVWKARNELIFNQTGWSLEKVVGDIKALSFLWVKARSKHPGLDWKIWSGFNMYQLGW, encoded by the coding sequence ATGGCCTTACTGGGGCAGCCGGGTTTGACTGGTGACTCGGACCGATGGATATGGACTTTAGATGGGTCGGGTGCTTTTTCTGTGCAGTGTGTTAAAGCTGCCCTTAAAAGGCAGCAGCATGTACCTTCTCCCTACACTATTAAACATAATAACTGGGTCCCCAAGAAGGTTGAGATTTTAGCGTGGCGGGCTGAAATGGAGAGGCTTCCAACTAAGTGTGCTTTGGAGCGGCGCAACATAAACGTAGGTTCCATCTTGTGTCCGATATGCAGTGAACATAACGAGACGGCCGAGCATTTGTTGGTATCCTGTGGTTTTGCTCAAGCTATCTGGCAGGCGATTTCATTATGGCTCAAGATACCTCCTATTTTTGCTTTTGGATTAAAAGATATTTTGGAGCTACACAATTTTGTGGGAGTGTCATTAAAGTCCAAGAAGGCGGTGTATGCCGTGTGCCTAtcggtgatgtggtgtgtgtggAAAGCACGTAATGAGCTGATTTTTAACCAGACTGGATGGTCTTTGGAGAAGGTCGTGGGTGACATCAAAGCTCTAAGCTTCTTGTGGGTTAAAGCCAGATCAAAACATCCAGGTCTTGACTGGAAAATTTGGAGTGGGTTTAACATGTATCAGCTGGGATGGTAG